The following proteins come from a genomic window of Dermacentor albipictus isolate Rhodes 1998 colony chromosome 8, USDA_Dalb.pri_finalv2, whole genome shotgun sequence:
- the LOC135916364 gene encoding astacin-like metalloprotease toxin 4 — MDWIEEETCLRFVKRAHQKDYVRLVSKEGCYSYIGRNGAEQPLSLGRGCHFVGTVTHELLHAVGFFHEHSRPDRDNYITIFPENIMKGFLSSFDKVEPSEIRYLTRFDYQSVMLYGSDAFSRGGGLPSMLTKDGRKLRDVYEKTGLSYFDIIRINALYNCTQT, encoded by the exons ATGGATTGGATCGAGGAGGAGACCTGTCTACGTTTCGTTAAGCGGGCTCACCAGAAAGACTATGTACGCCTTGTATCCAAAGAAGG GTGCTACTCGTACATAGGCCGCAATGGCGCTGAGCAACCGTTGTCCTTGGGAAGGGGCTGCCACTTCGTTGGCACAGTGACGCACGAGTTGCTGCACGCGGTGGGCTTCTTCCACGAGCACTCACGTCCCGACAGGGACAACTACATCACCATCTTCCCAGAAAATATTATGAAGG GGTTCCTGTCAAGCTTCGACAAGGTGGAGCCTAGTGAGATCCGCTACCTGACACGATTCGACTACCAGTCGGTGATGCTGTATGGCTCGGACGCATTTTCCCGTGGCGGCGGTCTCCCTTCCATGCTGACAAAGGACGGCAGAAAGCTCAGGGATGTCTACGAAAAAACGGGGCTAAGCTACTTTGATATTATTCGCATCAATGCTCTGTACAATTGTACGCAGACATAA